A single Brucella intermedia LMG 3301 DNA region contains:
- a CDS encoding sensor histidine kinase, protein MAVVEKTTETGALSPEAASRTATVERLSPTQFTRLPWRNRLSSKLLLLTALAVLITEVLIFVPSVANMRVRWMSSRLDTVGAVSEVLAASGNMDVPREIQDKVLLATGTKAIAMREAGASRLLAMSEVPGKIDQVIDLNNISEAAAIWDAFGTLFNGGERTLRIFGSVSSSGSPDRVIEIVTSDAPLRHAMLVYARNVTFISLIISVIAASLIYLIIHEMLLRPVRIMHRNMIDFASSPDNPALILVPENRKDEFGIAQRQISHIQSDLQRTLKEQKHLADLGLAVSKINHDMRNILASAQLMSDRLADTEDPMVQRFAPKLIRTLSRAISYSESVMAYGRSQEAPPRPRRVLLHTIIADVQETLSPSSESSIEFENLVPEDFELNVDSEQLFRVLSNLCRNSVQAMERDQTTDVATVKRLTISAGRIGTTTIIGVEDTGPGLPQKARDNLFTAFRGSTRSDGTGLGLAIAQELVRAHGGTIELREDRPVGAHFEIRIPDLQMRREDRSNQRTEENA, encoded by the coding sequence ATGGCGGTTGTTGAAAAGACCACGGAAACGGGCGCGCTTTCCCCCGAAGCGGCCTCTCGGACTGCGACCGTCGAGCGGCTCTCTCCAACCCAGTTTACAAGACTGCCCTGGCGCAACCGGCTTTCAAGCAAGCTCCTGCTGCTGACCGCGCTCGCAGTGCTGATCACCGAAGTTCTGATCTTCGTCCCGTCCGTGGCCAATATGCGTGTGCGCTGGATGAGTTCCCGGCTCGATACGGTCGGCGCCGTCAGCGAAGTGCTGGCAGCCAGCGGCAACATGGATGTGCCGCGCGAAATCCAGGACAAGGTGCTTCTGGCCACCGGCACCAAGGCGATCGCCATGCGTGAAGCCGGGGCGTCGCGCCTGCTCGCCATGTCGGAGGTTCCCGGCAAGATCGATCAGGTCATCGATCTGAACAATATCAGCGAAGCGGCTGCCATTTGGGATGCATTCGGCACCTTGTTCAATGGCGGGGAGAGAACGCTGCGAATTTTCGGCTCGGTTTCATCCTCCGGTTCGCCGGACCGTGTCATCGAAATTGTCACCTCCGATGCGCCGCTTCGCCACGCCATGCTCGTCTATGCGCGCAACGTCACTTTCATATCCCTCATCATTTCCGTGATAGCGGCAAGCCTGATCTACCTGATCATCCATGAAATGCTGTTGCGGCCGGTGCGCATCATGCATCGCAACATGATCGACTTCGCATCGTCTCCCGACAATCCCGCGCTCATTCTCGTTCCGGAAAATCGCAAGGACGAATTTGGCATCGCCCAGCGCCAGATATCCCATATTCAAAGTGACCTCCAGCGAACGCTGAAGGAACAGAAGCACCTGGCCGATCTCGGCCTCGCCGTTTCCAAGATCAACCACGACATGCGCAATATCCTGGCTTCGGCGCAGCTGATGTCGGACCGGCTTGCCGATACCGAAGACCCGATGGTGCAGCGGTTCGCCCCCAAGCTCATTCGCACGCTCAGCCGTGCGATCAGCTATTCCGAAAGCGTGATGGCCTATGGCCGCTCGCAGGAAGCGCCGCCACGCCCGCGCCGCGTCCTGCTGCACACCATCATCGCAGACGTGCAGGAAACCTTGAGTCCCAGCTCCGAAAGCAGCATCGAGTTCGAGAATCTCGTTCCGGAAGATTTTGAGCTGAATGTCGATTCGGAGCAGTTGTTCCGGGTCCTGAGCAATCTCTGCCGAAATTCCGTTCAGGCCATGGAGCGTGACCAGACGACTGATGTCGCGACGGTCAAGCGACTAACGATTTCGGCGGGGAGAATCGGGACGACGACGATCATCGGCGTCGAGGACACCGGCCCCGGCCTGCCGCAAAAGGCGCGCGACAATCTTTTCACGGCCTTCCGGGGCTCGACGCGCAGCGACGGCACCGGCCTCGGGCTTGCCATTGCGCAGGAACTGGTTCGCGCGCATGGGGGCACAATCGAGCTTCGCGAGGACCGCCCGGTTGGCGCGCATTTCGAGATTCGCATCCCTGATTTGCAGATGCGCCGCGAAGACCGCAGCAACCAGCGCACCGAAGAGAACGCCTAG
- a CDS encoding efflux RND transporter periplasmic adaptor subunit codes for MKSWKQIALCLLIAAAAVGGWYAYKNKSDVVKAAATGEAPRNGGGRSAPLVVVEAAGEETINNRLTAIGSARALSTVSITPYSSGYMTKLYVKAGDMVKEGDPVAELDAETEKIAVAKAETALKDAQTTRQRIAKLRATNTATEVQVVETELAVANAQLALQDAQLALSRRTVRAPISGIVGILPVNVGNYITAQTSIGRIDDRSKVLIDIWVPERFAPQIKVGQPLTAESTAFPGETYSGEINAVDNMLDEASRTLHVRAEVPNTQDRLRAGMSFSVTILFPGDRYPSVDPLAIQWGADGSYVWRVEDGVARKIDARIVQRNSTNILIDGPVKQGDLIVTQGVQTVRDDAPVRVKDEQGTALADPASAKRTAG; via the coding sequence ATGAAATCCTGGAAGCAGATTGCCTTGTGCCTGCTCATCGCCGCGGCCGCCGTCGGTGGCTGGTATGCATATAAGAACAAGTCCGATGTGGTGAAGGCCGCCGCAACGGGCGAAGCGCCCAGAAACGGGGGCGGACGGTCTGCGCCGCTGGTCGTCGTGGAAGCGGCGGGCGAAGAGACCATCAACAACCGGTTGACGGCTATCGGCTCGGCGCGGGCTCTCAGCACCGTTTCGATAACCCCATATTCCAGCGGCTACATGACGAAGCTTTACGTCAAGGCTGGCGACATGGTGAAGGAAGGCGATCCGGTCGCAGAACTTGATGCCGAGACGGAGAAGATCGCCGTCGCCAAGGCGGAAACCGCATTGAAGGATGCGCAGACGACCCGCCAGCGCATCGCAAAATTGCGGGCGACGAACACGGCAACGGAAGTTCAGGTGGTCGAAACGGAACTGGCGGTCGCCAATGCGCAGCTTGCCTTGCAGGACGCGCAGCTCGCCCTGAGCCGCCGCACGGTCCGTGCGCCGATTTCCGGCATCGTCGGCATCCTGCCCGTCAATGTGGGCAATTACATCACCGCACAGACGTCCATCGGCCGCATCGATGACCGGTCGAAAGTGCTGATCGATATCTGGGTGCCGGAACGGTTCGCACCGCAGATCAAGGTCGGCCAGCCCTTGACGGCGGAATCGACCGCTTTTCCCGGCGAGACCTATAGCGGTGAAATCAATGCCGTGGACAACATGCTGGATGAAGCCAGCCGCACGCTGCACGTCCGCGCAGAAGTCCCCAACACGCAGGATCGCTTGCGCGCCGGCATGTCGTTTTCCGTCACCATTCTTTTCCCGGGCGACCGCTATCCCTCGGTCGATCCGCTGGCCATCCAGTGGGGCGCCGACGGTTCCTATGTCTGGCGCGTCGAGGACGGCGTAGCCCGCAAGATCGACGCGCGTATCGTTCAGCGCAATTCAACAAATATCCTCATCGACGGTCCGGTGAAGCAGGGCGACCTGATCGTCACGCAGGGCGTCCAGACCGTGCGGGACGACGCGCCCGTACGCGTGAAGGACGAGCAGGGTACGGCACTGGCGGACCCGGCCTCGGCAAAGCGGACCGCAGGATGA
- a CDS encoding efflux RND transporter permease subunit yields the protein MTGHNSSSDKGGSTALFIRRPVFAFVINVLIVVAGLAAFTGVDIRELPDVDRPVVTISTDFKGASAETIDRQLTQVLENAVARVSGVKSISSTSSFERSRVTVEFNDGVDLNVAAADMRDAISRVANDVPEEADPSRIIKADSNADAVMRLAVTSDTMSVDDMTVLVEDQIQDILSAVPGVADVQINGDRDKIFRIDINQARLASYGLTIADITKALSSMGLDAPAGSLRSADQSIVVRATANLEKPEDFENVYISGRTQIRDVATVTLGPDIESSAVRSNGKTAIGLGIVRQAQSNTLDISEGIRAAVANLQKTLPAGVNIAVTSDDANFINGAIHEVEIALIASVIIVVAIIFMFLWDIRATLIPALSMPVALIGTIAAIYLAGFSVNILTLLALVLATGLVVDDAIVVLENVVRRRNQGMGPRAAAVLGTQEVFFAVIATTLTLAAVFVPISFLPGQAGGLFREFGFVLAIAVLLSSVVALTLCPMLASRFLKEGNGEDGGHGPLFLRRIGGGLAAFYKKTLHLCLSAPFVVVLVALLFAGASFVGYGLIRQELTPSEDRAVALLRINGPQGISVEFLQSQLDRIEEAIQPLRDSGEITTTYAIAGSGGSANNGFVVLTLAPWKERARSQQEIMADITQRIKGITAVRIFTTQPNSLGIRGAGNGLQFAIVGSDYAKLQPAAQAVVAALEKDPRFVQPRLSVEPTQPQLSVEINRERASDLGIDITGLANAVQSVLDGRKIGSVYVGDRSFDVKLVATTNPINDPTDLENIFMKTTDGRYVPMSSIASVVEKAVPPQLDRETRQRSVSITTNLRDDFALGDAYKAAQEIAAPLLPPGSHIIPLAEASTLSETSSGLAMVFGFAIIIILLVLAAQFESFVSALIVMATVPLGLGCAVFAMLLTGTSLNVYSQIGLVLLVGIMAKNGILIVEFADQLRDKGLSVREAIEEASNIRLRPVCMTMICAVLGGVPLILASGAGAEARVALGWVIVGGLGLATIATLYVTPVAYLLLGRFTQPKAEEEARLERELNQALKGKPQRGGAAEPAE from the coding sequence GTGACCGGTCACAATTCCTCATCCGACAAAGGCGGATCGACGGCGCTGTTCATCCGCCGTCCCGTCTTTGCATTCGTTATCAATGTTCTGATCGTTGTTGCGGGTCTGGCGGCTTTCACGGGCGTCGATATCCGCGAACTGCCGGACGTCGACCGGCCCGTCGTGACGATCAGCACGGATTTCAAGGGCGCGTCCGCTGAAACCATCGACCGCCAGTTGACGCAGGTCCTTGAAAACGCGGTGGCGCGCGTCTCCGGCGTGAAATCCATTTCCTCCACATCGTCTTTTGAGCGAAGCCGCGTCACGGTGGAGTTCAATGACGGCGTGGACCTCAATGTCGCCGCCGCCGACATGCGGGATGCGATCTCCCGCGTTGCCAATGACGTGCCGGAAGAGGCGGACCCGTCCCGCATCATCAAGGCGGACTCCAATGCCGATGCGGTGATGCGTCTGGCGGTTACGTCCGACACCATGTCCGTCGACGACATGACGGTGCTGGTCGAAGACCAGATACAGGATATCCTGTCCGCCGTTCCAGGCGTTGCCGACGTCCAGATCAACGGTGACCGCGACAAGATCTTCCGCATCGATATCAATCAGGCGCGCCTTGCAAGCTATGGCCTGACCATTGCCGATATAACCAAGGCGCTTTCCTCCATGGGGCTGGACGCCCCTGCCGGTTCGCTGCGCAGCGCCGATCAGTCCATTGTGGTTCGCGCCACGGCCAATCTGGAAAAGCCGGAAGATTTCGAAAACGTCTATATCAGCGGACGCACGCAGATTCGCGATGTCGCGACCGTCACGCTGGGACCCGATATCGAAAGTTCCGCCGTTCGCTCCAACGGCAAGACGGCAATCGGTCTCGGCATCGTCCGTCAGGCGCAGTCGAATACGCTCGACATTTCGGAAGGCATTCGCGCAGCGGTCGCCAATCTGCAGAAGACCTTGCCTGCGGGCGTCAATATTGCCGTCACCAGTGACGACGCGAACTTCATCAATGGCGCTATCCATGAGGTGGAAATCGCGCTGATCGCGTCGGTGATCATCGTCGTGGCAATTATCTTCATGTTCCTGTGGGATATACGCGCGACGCTCATTCCGGCGTTGTCCATGCCCGTCGCCCTCATAGGCACGATCGCGGCCATCTATCTGGCAGGGTTCTCCGTCAATATCCTCACCCTGCTGGCGCTGGTGCTGGCGACGGGTCTCGTGGTCGATGACGCCATCGTGGTGCTGGAAAATGTGGTCCGGCGGCGCAATCAGGGCATGGGGCCACGCGCCGCTGCCGTGCTCGGCACGCAGGAAGTCTTCTTTGCCGTCATCGCCACCACGCTCACGCTGGCGGCGGTCTTCGTGCCGATCTCATTCCTGCCGGGGCAGGCGGGCGGTCTGTTCCGCGAATTCGGCTTCGTTCTGGCGATTGCGGTGCTTCTGTCTTCCGTGGTGGCGCTGACGCTTTGCCCGATGCTCGCCTCCCGCTTTCTCAAAGAAGGCAATGGCGAGGATGGCGGTCATGGCCCGCTTTTCCTGCGCCGGATCGGTGGTGGACTTGCTGCGTTTTACAAGAAGACGCTGCATCTCTGCCTGTCGGCGCCGTTCGTGGTTGTGCTCGTCGCCCTGCTTTTCGCAGGTGCATCCTTTGTCGGCTATGGCCTGATCCGTCAGGAACTGACACCGTCGGAAGATCGTGCCGTCGCGTTGCTGCGCATCAACGGGCCGCAAGGCATCAGCGTGGAGTTCCTTCAGTCGCAACTCGACCGGATCGAGGAAGCGATCCAGCCGCTGCGCGACAGTGGTGAAATCACCACCACCTATGCCATTGCTGGTTCCGGCGGATCGGCCAATAACGGCTTCGTCGTCCTGACGCTGGCACCGTGGAAGGAACGCGCGCGCAGCCAGCAGGAGATCATGGCTGACATTACCCAGCGCATCAAAGGCATAACGGCGGTGCGCATATTCACCACCCAGCCCAACAGCCTTGGTATTCGCGGTGCGGGCAACGGCTTGCAGTTCGCCATTGTGGGCAGCGACTATGCCAAGCTGCAGCCTGCAGCGCAGGCGGTTGTCGCAGCGCTTGAAAAGGACCCGCGCTTCGTGCAGCCGCGCCTTTCCGTGGAACCGACCCAGCCGCAATTGTCCGTCGAGATCAATCGCGAGCGGGCCTCGGATCTGGGTATCGACATCACCGGGCTCGCCAATGCCGTGCAATCCGTGCTGGACGGCCGCAAGATAGGATCGGTCTATGTCGGGGATCGCAGTTTCGATGTGAAACTCGTCGCCACCACAAATCCGATCAACGATCCAACCGATCTTGAAAACATTTTCATGAAGACGACGGACGGCCGTTATGTGCCTATGTCGTCCATCGCTTCGGTTGTCGAGAAGGCGGTTCCACCGCAGCTTGATCGCGAGACGCGCCAGCGTTCGGTCTCGATCACGACAAACCTGCGCGACGATTTCGCCCTGGGCGACGCCTACAAGGCCGCGCAGGAGATCGCAGCGCCGCTGTTGCCGCCGGGCAGCCACATCATTCCGCTGGCCGAAGCTTCCACACTCAGCGAAACGTCGAGCGGGCTCGCCATGGTGTTCGGCTTTGCCATCATCATCATTCTTCTGGTGCTGGCGGCACAGTTTGAAAGCTTTGTCAGCGCCCTGATTGTGATGGCCACCGTTCCGCTGGGGCTGGGCTGCGCCGTTTTCGCTATGCTGCTTACCGGCACCAGCCTGAACGTCTATAGCCAGATCGGGCTTGTGCTTCTGGTCGGCATCATGGCCAAGAACGGTATCCTGATCGTCGAGTTTGCGGATCAGTTGCGTGACAAGGGCTTGAGCGTTCGCGAGGCAATCGAGGAAGCATCCAATATTCGTCTCCGTCCCGTCTGCATGACCATGATCTGCGCGGTTCTGGGCGGCGTGCCCCTGATTTTGGCGAGCGGTGCCGGGGCGGAAGCCCGCGTGGCTCTGGGCTGGGTCATTGTCGGCGGCCTTGGTCTTGCAACCATCGCGACGCTCTACGTGACGCCGGTCGCCTATCTGCTGCTTGGACGCTTCACGCAGCCCAAGGCAGAGGAAGAAGCGCGGCTTGAACGGGAACTCAACCAGGCGCTCAAGGGAAAGCCGCAAAGAGGCGGGGCGGCTGAACCGGCGGAATAG
- a CDS encoding ABC transporter substrate-binding protein: protein MKKAISLCLGTAGLALALMSSSAMAADKLTLQLKWVTQGQFAGYYVAKDKGFYEEENLDVDIKPGGPDVAPPQVIAGGGADVVVDWMPSALATREKGVPLVNIAQPFKKSGMMLTCRKDTNITKPEDFRGRTLGVWFGGNEYPFLSWMSHLKIPTEGGKDGVTVLKQGFNVDPLIQKQADCISTMTYNEYWQVIDAGIPADQLVVFPYEEQGVATLEDGLYVLEKSLDDPAMVDKLARFVRASMKGWKYASENPGEAADIVLDNDASGAQTKKVQERMVKEIGKLVDGSDGTLDVAAADRTVETLLGGGSDPVITKKPEGAWTAKITDAMKK from the coding sequence ATGAAAAAGGCAATTTCTTTATGCCTTGGGACTGCGGGGCTGGCGCTCGCTCTTATGAGCAGTTCGGCAATGGCTGCCGACAAGCTGACCTTGCAGCTCAAATGGGTGACGCAGGGGCAGTTCGCCGGCTACTATGTGGCCAAGGACAAGGGCTTCTACGAGGAAGAAAATCTCGACGTCGATATCAAGCCGGGCGGGCCGGACGTCGCTCCGCCGCAGGTGATTGCCGGCGGCGGCGCAGATGTCGTGGTCGACTGGATGCCTTCGGCGCTTGCGACCCGCGAAAAAGGCGTCCCGCTCGTCAACATCGCCCAGCCCTTCAAGAAGTCCGGCATGATGCTGACCTGCCGCAAGGACACCAACATCACCAAGCCGGAAGATTTTCGGGGCCGCACCCTTGGCGTCTGGTTTGGCGGGAATGAATATCCATTCCTGTCATGGATGAGCCATCTGAAAATCCCGACCGAGGGCGGCAAGGACGGCGTGACGGTGCTGAAGCAGGGCTTCAATGTTGACCCGCTGATCCAGAAGCAGGCCGACTGCATTTCCACCATGACCTATAATGAATACTGGCAGGTGATCGATGCGGGCATTCCAGCCGACCAGCTTGTCGTCTTCCCTTATGAAGAACAGGGTGTCGCGACACTGGAAGACGGGCTTTACGTGCTGGAAAAGAGCCTCGACGATCCGGCGATGGTCGACAAGCTGGCCCGCTTTGTCCGCGCCTCGATGAAGGGCTGGAAATATGCCTCCGAAAATCCGGGGGAAGCCGCCGATATCGTGCTCGACAATGATGCTTCCGGCGCGCAGACCAAAAAAGTCCAGGAGCGTATGGTCAAGGAAATCGGCAAGCTGGTCGATGGTTCCGATGGCACTCTCGACGTAGCGGCTGCCGACCGCACCGTGGAAACCCTGCTCGGCGGCGGTTCCGATCCGGTCATCACCAAGAAACCGGAAGGCGCGTGGACCGCGAAGATCACCGACGCCATGAAGAAGTGA
- a CDS encoding ABC transporter permease, giving the protein MMTGILSVMALIAGSWLLVGWVASLKTRNPVGQKMLDIAVPALFGIAMLLLWEVTVRLFAIPQVLLPAPSAIWARIAASVPILWADFRQTFLKAVIIGYVAGCGLGFITAIIADRIPFLRKGLLPLGNLAAALPIVGVAPIMVMWFGFDWQSKAAVVIIMTFFPMLVNTVAGLASAGAMERDMMETYGSSYWQTLFKLRLPAAMPFIFNALKINSTLALIGAIVAEFFGTPIVGMGFRISAEIGRMNVDMVWAEIFVAALAGSLSYGLIALIERRLTFWHPSYRRT; this is encoded by the coding sequence ATGATGACAGGCATTCTTTCCGTCATGGCGCTCATTGCCGGTTCCTGGCTGCTCGTGGGTTGGGTGGCAAGCCTGAAGACCCGCAATCCCGTAGGCCAGAAGATGCTGGATATCGCCGTGCCAGCGCTGTTCGGCATCGCGATGCTGCTGCTCTGGGAAGTAACGGTCCGGCTCTTTGCCATCCCGCAGGTTCTCCTGCCTGCACCTTCGGCTATCTGGGCGCGCATCGCCGCGTCCGTACCGATCCTCTGGGCGGATTTCAGGCAGACTTTCCTCAAGGCCGTCATCATCGGCTATGTCGCCGGGTGCGGCCTTGGTTTCATCACCGCCATCATCGCGGACCGGATTCCGTTCCTGCGCAAAGGGCTGCTTCCGCTCGGCAATCTGGCCGCAGCGCTTCCCATCGTCGGTGTCGCGCCGATCATGGTGATGTGGTTCGGTTTCGACTGGCAGTCAAAGGCAGCGGTCGTCATCATCATGACCTTCTTCCCGATGCTGGTGAACACGGTCGCGGGGCTTGCCAGTGCCGGGGCGATGGAACGGGACATGATGGAAACCTACGGCTCGAGCTACTGGCAGACATTGTTCAAGCTGCGCCTGCCCGCGGCCATGCCCTTCATATTCAACGCTCTCAAGATCAATTCCACCCTGGCGCTGATCGGCGCGATCGTGGCGGAATTTTTCGGCACCCCGATCGTCGGCATGGGCTTCCGCATCTCGGCGGAAATCGGGCGCATGAATGTGGACATGGTCTGGGCTGAAATCTTCGTCGCCGCGCTTGCCGGGTCGCTCTCTTACGGGCTGATCGCGCTGATCGAGCGCAGACTGACATTCTGGCACCCTTCATACAGGAGGACCTAA
- a CDS encoding ABC transporter permease, giving the protein MKGFLRDRFIPVTTILAVIIALWYGLAIVLNAPFERDQATRAGAEITFSTLVANTMHQERPVLPAPHQVAEEIWKTVFGVKPSSKRSLVYHGWVTLSSTLLGFVLGSALGVLLAVGIVHSRTLDKSLMPWIITSQTIPILAIAPMIIVVLNAVGISGLLPKAIISTYLSFFPVAVGMVKGLRSPDVMHLDLMRTYNASRSQVFWKLRWPAAMPFLFTSMQIAVAISLVGAIVGELPTGAVAGLGARLLAGSYYGQTVQIWAALVAAALMAAVLVALIGIAAQLVNRRMGAKPERAAA; this is encoded by the coding sequence ATGAAAGGTTTTCTGCGCGACAGATTCATTCCGGTGACGACCATACTCGCCGTGATCATTGCGCTCTGGTATGGGCTGGCGATTGTGCTCAATGCGCCGTTCGAACGGGATCAGGCTACCCGCGCGGGGGCGGAAATCACCTTCTCAACGCTCGTCGCCAATACGATGCATCAGGAGCGACCGGTCCTGCCCGCGCCGCATCAGGTGGCCGAGGAAATCTGGAAGACCGTCTTCGGGGTCAAGCCCAGCTCCAAGCGCAGCCTCGTCTATCACGGATGGGTGACATTATCCTCCACCTTGCTGGGTTTCGTGCTGGGGTCGGCGCTAGGCGTCCTCCTTGCTGTCGGCATTGTCCATTCCCGCACGCTCGACAAGAGCCTGATGCCGTGGATCATCACCTCACAGACGATCCCGATCCTCGCCATCGCGCCAATGATCATCGTGGTGCTGAATGCAGTCGGCATATCCGGCCTGCTGCCCAAAGCCATCATCTCGACCTATCTTTCCTTCTTCCCGGTGGCTGTCGGCATGGTGAAGGGGCTGAGATCGCCCGACGTGATGCATCTCGACCTTATGCGCACCTATAATGCATCGAGATCGCAGGTGTTCTGGAAGCTGCGCTGGCCTGCGGCCATGCCGTTTCTTTTCACGTCGATGCAGATCGCCGTCGCCATCAGCCTCGTCGGCGCCATCGTGGGTGAGTTGCCGACCGGCGCGGTTGCGGGACTGGGTGCGCGGCTGCTTGCAGGTTCTTATTACGGCCAGACCGTGCAGATATGGGCTGCCCTCGTTGCCGCTGCCCTGATGGCCGCCGTGCTGGTTGCGCTGATCGGCATCGCAGCGCAGCTCGTGAACCGGCGCATGGGCGCGAAGCCGGAAAGGGCAGCAGCATGA
- a CDS encoding ABC transporter ATP-binding protein: MAPKGGEANAQTVIDIKDLSLVFETNDGPVHALSNIDLAVRRGEFVSFIGPSGCGKTTLMRVVADLEQPTSGSVTVNGKTPEQARLDRSYGYVFQAAALFPWRTIEDNISLPLEIMGFSRAERRERIEKNLALVNLSGFGKKYPWQLSGGMQQRASIARALSFDPDMLLMDEPFGALDEIVRDHLNEQLLKLWAATRKTVIFVTHSIPEAVFLSTKIVVMSPRPGRIHEIIDCDLGPDRPLEIRESEAFLKIAHRVREGLRLGHIHE, from the coding sequence ATGGCCCCGAAGGGGGGCGAGGCAAATGCGCAGACCGTGATCGACATCAAGGACCTGTCGCTCGTCTTCGAGACGAATGACGGGCCGGTCCATGCGCTGTCGAATATCGATCTCGCCGTCAGGCGCGGCGAGTTCGTTTCCTTCATCGGCCCTTCGGGATGCGGCAAGACGACGTTGATGCGTGTCGTCGCCGATCTCGAACAGCCGACCTCCGGGTCCGTGACCGTGAACGGGAAAACACCGGAACAGGCCCGCCTCGACCGGTCCTATGGTTATGTGTTTCAGGCGGCAGCCCTGTTTCCGTGGCGCACCATCGAAGACAATATCAGCCTGCCGCTGGAGATCATGGGCTTCTCCAGGGCCGAAAGGCGCGAGAGGATCGAAAAGAACCTCGCGCTCGTCAATCTCTCAGGCTTCGGCAAGAAATATCCGTGGCAGCTTTCCGGCGGCATGCAACAGCGCGCATCGATCGCACGCGCCCTCTCCTTCGATCCCGACATGCTGCTGATGGACGAGCCTTTCGGCGCGCTCGACGAAATCGTGCGCGATCACCTCAACGAACAGCTTCTCAAGCTATGGGCCGCGACGCGCAAGACCGTGATTTTCGTCACGCATTCGATTCCGGAAGCGGTGTTTCTCTCGACCAAGATCGTCGTCATGAGCCCGCGCCCGGGCCGAATACATGAAATCATCGATTGCGACCTTGGCCCCGACAGACCGCTGGAAATCAGGGAATCGGAAGCATTCCTGAAAATTGCCCACCGGGTCCGTGAAGGTCTGCGTCTGGGGCATATTCATGAGTGA
- the hydA gene encoding dihydropyrimidinase codes for MAKVIKGGTVITADRTFKADVLIEGEKIVAVGDNLSGDEVIDASGCYIMPGGIDPHTHLQMPFMGTYSSDDFDTGTAAALAGGTTMVVDFVLPGSEGNLLEALQEWFQKAGKARTDYSFHMAITGWNERTFNEMAEVVKRGINTFKHFMAYKGALMVNDDEMFASFQRCAELGAMPLVHAENGDIVAQLQAKLMAEGNDGPEAHAYSRPPEVEGEATNRAIMIADQAGVPLYVVHVSCEQSHEAIRRARQKGMRVFGEPLIQHLTLDESEYHNRDWDYAARRVMSPPFRDKVNQDSLWAGLAAGSLQCVATDHCAFTTEQKRYGIGNFTKIPNGTGGLEERMPVLWSRGVRTGRLTPNEFVAVTSTNIAKILNIYPQKGAVLPGADADLVIWDPEATRKVSAKTQHSSIDYNVFEGFELKGLPKMTLSRGRVAFDKGNVTAEPGDGRFIEREPNGAVNRALSQWKEIVAPRKVERSAEHMPIGV; via the coding sequence ATGGCAAAGGTCATCAAAGGCGGAACCGTCATCACGGCTGACCGCACCTTTAAAGCCGATGTTCTCATCGAAGGCGAGAAGATCGTTGCCGTCGGCGACAATCTCTCCGGCGATGAAGTGATCGATGCATCCGGCTGCTATATCATGCCCGGCGGCATCGACCCGCACACCCATTTGCAGATGCCTTTCATGGGCACCTATTCCTCCGACGATTTCGATACCGGCACCGCAGCCGCGCTTGCGGGCGGCACCACGATGGTGGTCGATTTCGTCCTGCCCGGCTCGGAGGGCAATCTGCTGGAAGCGTTGCAGGAATGGTTCCAGAAAGCAGGCAAGGCGCGCACCGACTATTCGTTCCACATGGCCATCACCGGCTGGAACGAGCGAACCTTCAACGAAATGGCCGAAGTGGTGAAGCGCGGCATCAACACCTTCAAGCATTTCATGGCCTACAAGGGCGCGCTGATGGTGAACGATGACGAGATGTTCGCTTCTTTCCAGCGCTGCGCGGAACTTGGCGCCATGCCGCTCGTTCATGCCGAAAACGGCGACATTGTCGCGCAATTGCAGGCGAAGCTGATGGCCGAAGGCAATGACGGGCCGGAGGCGCATGCCTATTCCCGCCCGCCGGAAGTCGAAGGCGAAGCCACCAACCGCGCCATCATGATTGCCGATCAGGCAGGCGTGCCGCTCTATGTCGTGCATGTGTCCTGCGAACAAAGCCATGAGGCGATCCGCCGTGCGCGCCAGAAGGGAATGCGCGTTTTCGGCGAGCCCCTGATCCAGCATCTGACGCTCGATGAAAGCGAATATCACAACCGGGACTGGGACTATGCGGCCCGCCGCGTCATGTCGCCGCCGTTCCGTGACAAGGTCAATCAGGACAGTCTTTGGGCTGGCCTTGCGGCAGGAAGCCTGCAATGCGTTGCGACTGACCATTGCGCTTTCACCACCGAGCAGAAGCGCTACGGCATCGGCAATTTCACCAAGATTCCAAACGGGACGGGTGGGCTGGAAGAACGCATGCCGGTGCTGTGGTCGCGCGGCGTGCGTACCGGGCGCCTGACGCCAAACGAATTCGTGGCCGTCACATCGACCAACATCGCCAAGATATTGAACATCTATCCGCAGAAAGGCGCCGTGCTGCCGGGTGCGGATGCCGATCTTGTCATCTGGGACCCGGAGGCCACCCGGAAGGTTTCTGCAAAGACCCAGCACTCCTCCATCGATTACAACGTGTTCGAGGGCTTTGAACTCAAGGGCCTGCCGAAGATGACGCTTTCCCGCGGGCGGGTTGCTTTCGACAAGGGTAACGTCACGGCGGAACCCGGCGACGGACGCTTCATCGAGCGCGAGCCGAATGGCGCCGTCAATCGGGCGCTGTCGCAATGGAAGGAAATCGTTGCGCCGCGCAAGGTGGAGCGCAGCGCCGAACATATGCCGATAGGGGTCTGA